From Thermus albus, one genomic window encodes:
- the secD gene encoding protein translocase subunit SecD, whose translation MNRKLLNGLLLLGLFLLALLMVWKPWAPGEPKVKLGLDLKGGLRIVLEAAVESPTPDDLEKARTVLENRINALGVAEPLIQIQGQKRIVVELPGLSQADQDRALKLIGQRAVLEFRILKEGATGTTVAQINQALRENPRLKREELEKDLIKPEDLGPALLTGADLADARAVFDQFGRPQVSLTFTPEGAKKFEEVTRANVGKRLAIVLDGKVYTAPVIRQAITGGQAVIEGLSGLEEASEIALVLRSGALPVALEVAEIRSIGPTLGQDAIQAGIRSALIGTLAIFLLIFAYYGPSLGLVASLGLVYTSVLILGLLSGLGATLTLPGIAGLVLTLGAAVDGNVLSFERIKEELRAGKRFRQAIPEGFKHSTLTILDVNVAHLLAAAALYQYATGPVRGFAVVLAIGVVASVFSNLVFSRYLLERMADRGEIKPPMWLVNPRFNFMGPARFVTVATLLLAVLAAGMVFTKGFNYSIDFTGGTAYTLRTGPEVGVDSLRRFLEGKGFPAKEAVITQVQAPTADYREFSLKLPPLPDEKRLELERLFAGELKASVLTSETVGPAIGSELRRNAVMAVLVGLGLILIYVAFRFDWTFGVASVLAVAHDVAIVAGMYSLLGLEFSIPTIAALLTIVGYSINDSIVVSDRIRENQKLMRGTPYREMVNRSINQTLSRTVMTSLTTLLPIIALLFLGGSVLRDFSLAIFVGIFVGTYSSIYVVSAMVVFWKELRQRQAKKSI comes from the coding sequence ATGAACCGCAAGCTTCTCAACGGACTTCTGCTCCTTGGCCTTTTCCTGCTGGCCCTCCTCATGGTCTGGAAGCCCTGGGCCCCAGGGGAGCCCAAGGTAAAGCTGGGCCTGGACCTTAAAGGAGGTCTGCGCATCGTCCTCGAGGCCGCCGTGGAAAGCCCCACCCCCGACGACCTGGAAAAGGCCCGTACCGTCCTGGAAAACCGCATCAACGCCCTGGGAGTGGCGGAACCCCTGATCCAGATCCAGGGGCAAAAGCGCATCGTGGTGGAGCTACCGGGCCTCTCCCAGGCGGACCAGGACCGGGCCCTTAAGCTCATCGGCCAGCGGGCGGTCTTGGAGTTCCGCATCCTAAAAGAGGGGGCTACGGGCACCACCGTGGCCCAGATCAACCAGGCTCTTAGGGAAAACCCCAGGCTTAAGCGGGAAGAGCTGGAAAAGGACCTCATCAAGCCCGAGGACCTGGGCCCAGCCCTCCTCACGGGTGCGGACCTGGCGGATGCCCGGGCGGTCTTTGACCAGTTCGGCCGCCCCCAGGTCTCCCTCACCTTCACCCCAGAAGGCGCCAAAAAGTTTGAGGAGGTCACCCGGGCCAACGTGGGCAAACGGCTAGCCATCGTCCTGGATGGCAAGGTTTACACCGCCCCCGTCATACGGCAGGCCATCACCGGGGGCCAGGCGGTGATTGAGGGGCTTTCCGGCCTCGAGGAGGCCAGCGAGATCGCCCTGGTCCTGCGCTCCGGGGCCCTACCCGTGGCCCTGGAGGTGGCGGAGATCCGCTCCATAGGCCCCACCCTGGGCCAGGATGCCATCCAAGCCGGCATCCGTTCCGCCCTCATCGGCACCCTGGCCATCTTCCTCCTCATCTTCGCCTACTACGGCCCAAGCCTGGGCCTGGTGGCCTCCTTGGGCCTTGTCTACACCTCGGTGCTGATCCTGGGGCTCCTTTCCGGCCTAGGGGCCACCCTTACCCTCCCCGGCATCGCCGGTCTCGTCCTCACCCTGGGGGCGGCGGTGGACGGGAACGTGCTTTCCTTTGAGCGCATCAAGGAGGAGCTTAGGGCGGGGAAGAGGTTCCGCCAGGCCATCCCCGAGGGCTTCAAGCACTCCACCCTCACCATTCTGGACGTGAACGTTGCCCACCTGTTGGCCGCTGCCGCCCTTTACCAGTACGCCACCGGCCCCGTCAGGGGCTTCGCCGTGGTCTTGGCCATCGGGGTGGTGGCCAGCGTCTTCTCCAACCTGGTCTTCAGCCGCTACCTCCTGGAGCGCATGGCGGACCGGGGTGAGATCAAGCCTCCCATGTGGCTGGTGAACCCCCGGTTCAACTTCATGGGCCCGGCCCGCTTCGTAACCGTAGCCACCCTCCTCCTGGCGGTCTTAGCCGCGGGGATGGTCTTCACCAAGGGGTTTAACTATTCCATTGACTTCACCGGGGGCACCGCTTACACCCTGCGCACGGGCCCCGAGGTAGGGGTGGACAGCCTAAGGCGTTTCCTGGAGGGCAAGGGTTTTCCCGCCAAGGAAGCCGTCATCACCCAAGTACAGGCCCCCACCGCCGACTACAGGGAGTTCTCCCTTAAGCTCCCGCCCCTTCCCGACGAAAAGCGCCTCGAGCTGGAGCGGCTTTTTGCCGGGGAGCTTAAGGCCAGCGTCCTCACCTCGGAAACCGTGGGTCCGGCCATCGGCTCGGAGCTTCGCCGCAATGCGGTGATGGCGGTCTTGGTGGGCCTAGGCCTCATCCTCATCTACGTGGCCTTCCGCTTTGACTGGACCTTTGGCGTAGCCAGCGTCCTGGCCGTGGCCCACGACGTGGCCATCGTGGCCGGGATGTATAGCCTCTTGGGCCTGGAGTTCTCCATCCCCACCATCGCCGCCTTGCTCACCATTGTGGGCTACTCCATCAACGACTCCATCGTGGTCTCCGACCGGATCCGGGAGAACCAAAAGCTCATGCGGGGCACCCCCTACCGGGAAATGGTAAACCGCTCCATCAACCAGACCCTCTCCCGCACGGTGATGACCAGCCTCACCACCCTCCTGCCCATCATCGCCCTCCTCTTCCTCGGGGGAAGCGTCCTCAGGGACTTCTCCCTGGCCATCTTCGTGGGCATCTTCGTGGGCACCTACAGCTCCATTTACGTGGTGAGCGCCATGGTGGTGTTCTGGAAAGAGTTGCGCCAGCGCCAGGCCAAGAAATCCATTTAG
- the infB gene encoding translation initiation factor IF-2, producing the protein MAKIRIYQLAKELGMTNEELLELLDQMGVPYKSHASTLSEEDAEAVRELVKEQRGLQEKLAEEERRKALPRRPPVVVIMGHVDHGKTTLLDYLRKSRIAEKEAGGITQHVGAFEVKTPQGTVVFIDTPGHEAFTTIRQRGAKVADIAVIVIAADDGIMPQTDEAIAHAKAAGARILFALNKMDLPQANPDRVKRQLMERGFVPEEYGGEAIVVPISAKTGQGVQDLLEMILLIAELEDYRADPNAEPRGVILESRLDKQAGIIANMLVQEGTFRVGDYVVAGEVYGRIRAMMDADGNQRKEAGPGSAVQVLGFQELPHAGDVVEWVPDLEAAKEITEERKEERRAREEAERERRPRTMADLLRALQEEGQKEVNLILRADTQGSLEAIQHILAKESTDEVKINVLLAQVGAPTESDVLLAQTANAAILAFGVNPSGAVKKAAEQKGVLLKTFRIIYDLIDEVRAMVKGQKEPIYKEEVLGRAEVRAIFRLPGGKQVAGCMVTQGKVVRSAEVRVLRKGEEIWKGRMASLKRFKEDVREVAQGYECGVGLEGFDDFQEGDVLEVFQMVEVPA; encoded by the coding sequence ATGGCCAAAATACGCATCTACCAGCTGGCTAAAGAGCTGGGCATGACCAACGAGGAGCTGCTGGAACTCCTGGACCAGATGGGGGTTCCCTACAAATCCCACGCCTCCACCCTTTCCGAGGAGGATGCGGAGGCGGTGCGGGAACTGGTCAAGGAGCAACGGGGTCTGCAGGAAAAGCTGGCCGAAGAAGAGCGCAGGAAAGCCCTTCCTAGAAGGCCTCCCGTGGTAGTCATCATGGGCCACGTGGACCACGGGAAGACCACCCTGCTGGACTATCTGCGCAAAAGCCGCATCGCCGAGAAGGAGGCGGGGGGGATCACCCAGCACGTGGGCGCCTTTGAGGTGAAGACTCCCCAGGGTACGGTGGTCTTCATAGATACCCCGGGGCACGAGGCCTTTACCACCATCCGGCAGCGGGGGGCCAAGGTGGCGGACATCGCCGTCATCGTCATCGCCGCCGACGACGGGATCATGCCCCAGACGGACGAGGCCATCGCCCACGCCAAGGCCGCCGGGGCCAGGATCCTCTTCGCCCTCAACAAGATGGACCTGCCCCAGGCCAACCCCGACCGGGTCAAACGGCAGCTCATGGAGCGGGGTTTCGTGCCCGAGGAGTATGGGGGGGAGGCCATCGTGGTGCCCATCAGCGCCAAGACCGGACAGGGGGTACAGGACCTCTTGGAGATGATCCTTCTCATCGCCGAGCTGGAGGACTACCGGGCCGACCCCAACGCCGAACCTAGGGGGGTTATCCTCGAGTCCCGGCTGGACAAGCAGGCGGGGATCATCGCCAACATGCTGGTCCAGGAGGGCACCTTCCGGGTGGGGGATTACGTGGTGGCCGGCGAGGTGTACGGCCGCATCCGGGCCATGATGGACGCCGACGGCAACCAGCGCAAGGAAGCGGGACCGGGTAGCGCCGTGCAGGTCCTGGGCTTCCAGGAGCTTCCCCACGCTGGGGACGTGGTGGAATGGGTGCCCGATCTCGAGGCGGCCAAGGAGATTACCGAGGAGCGAAAGGAGGAGCGCAGGGCCCGGGAAGAAGCGGAAAGGGAGCGCCGCCCCAGGACCATGGCCGACCTCCTGCGCGCCCTACAGGAGGAGGGGCAGAAAGAGGTGAACCTCATCCTGCGGGCGGATACCCAAGGTTCCTTGGAAGCTATCCAGCACATTCTCGCCAAGGAAAGTACCGACGAGGTCAAGATAAATGTGCTCCTGGCCCAGGTGGGGGCCCCCACCGAGTCCGATGTCCTCCTGGCGCAGACCGCCAACGCCGCTATCCTGGCCTTCGGGGTAAACCCCTCCGGTGCCGTGAAGAAGGCGGCGGAGCAAAAGGGGGTCCTCCTCAAAACCTTCCGCATCATCTACGACCTCATCGACGAGGTCCGGGCCATGGTGAAGGGGCAAAAGGAGCCCATATACAAGGAGGAGGTCCTGGGCCGGGCCGAGGTGCGGGCCATCTTCCGCCTGCCCGGAGGCAAACAGGTGGCAGGATGCATGGTCACCCAGGGCAAGGTGGTGCGGAGTGCCGAGGTGCGGGTGTTGCGCAAGGGGGAGGAGATCTGGAAGGGCAGGATGGCCAGCCTCAAGCGCTTCAAGGAGGACGTGCGGGAGGTGGCCCAAGGATATGAATGCGGGGTTGGCCTCGAGGGGTTCGACGACTTCCAGGAAGGAGATGTCCTTGAGGTTTTCCAGATGGTGGAGGTGCCGGCGTAG
- a CDS encoding YlxR family protein produces MAKHVPIRMCVACRRRRPKGELLRILFTAEGFRLDPTGKLPGRGAYVCPDNPECWTEKKLRRFAGGRAKALSESLTILLGGTDGQNTHLPAG; encoded by the coding sequence ATGGCCAAGCATGTCCCCATCCGCATGTGCGTGGCCTGCCGCAGAAGGCGGCCTAAGGGAGAGCTTTTGCGGATTCTCTTCACGGCGGAGGGGTTTCGCCTGGACCCCACGGGGAAACTGCCGGGCAGGGGGGCCTATGTCTGCCCCGACAACCCCGAGTGCTGGACGGAAAAGAAACTCAGGCGCTTTGCCGGCGGCCGGGCCAAGGCCTTGTCGGAGTCGCTTACAATCCTTCTAGGAGGTACGGATGGCCAAAATACGCATCTACCAGCTGGCTAA
- the nusA gene encoding transcription termination factor NusA, whose translation MNREFIDAMQQLALERGVTTEEVLEAFKEALRKAYIKRQKGYRKEEIDAGKGPEVDVYIDPQTGRIEMVEVRRVVEKVEDPDKEIALSEALEYDPEVQVGDEMEFPIDPEGLSRMAIQDLRQILTQRLKESERNRIYNEYKDKEGQVLTGVVTRVDNRGNVFVELGRGEAYLPKSEQIPTERYYPGQRLKVYLKKVDRSAKGPSLIVSRAHEKLLEHLLKQEVPEIAEGIVEIKAIAREPGRRSKVAVMTHNPNVDPIGACIGHKGQRIQAVSAELGREKVDIILWAKDPKEFIRNALSPAQVGSIELDPDGQKARVKVTKDQHSLAIGTGGQNVRLASKLTGYEIHFEEAEISDLDEAIRRAAQEEAEAPSRAKEEFEKLFRDISE comes from the coding sequence ATGAACCGGGAATTCATAGACGCCATGCAGCAGCTGGCCTTGGAGCGGGGGGTTACCACCGAGGAGGTCCTCGAGGCCTTCAAGGAAGCCCTGCGCAAGGCCTACATCAAGCGGCAGAAGGGATACCGCAAGGAAGAGATCGATGCCGGCAAGGGCCCGGAGGTGGACGTCTACATTGATCCCCAGACCGGGCGCATTGAGATGGTGGAGGTCCGCCGCGTGGTGGAGAAGGTGGAGGACCCCGACAAGGAAATCGCCCTCTCCGAAGCCCTGGAGTACGATCCCGAGGTCCAGGTGGGCGATGAGATGGAGTTCCCCATTGACCCCGAGGGCCTTTCCCGCATGGCCATCCAAGACCTGCGCCAGATCCTCACCCAGCGCCTCAAGGAGTCCGAACGCAACCGCATCTACAACGAGTACAAGGACAAGGAAGGCCAGGTCCTCACGGGGGTGGTGACCCGGGTGGACAACCGGGGCAACGTCTTCGTGGAGCTGGGCCGGGGAGAGGCTTACCTTCCGAAGAGCGAGCAAATCCCCACCGAGCGGTACTATCCCGGCCAACGCCTCAAGGTGTACCTGAAGAAGGTGGACCGCTCGGCCAAAGGCCCTTCCTTGATCGTGAGCCGGGCCCACGAAAAGCTTCTGGAACACCTGTTGAAGCAGGAGGTCCCCGAGATCGCCGAGGGCATCGTGGAGATCAAGGCCATCGCCCGCGAGCCCGGCCGCCGCAGCAAGGTGGCGGTGATGACCCACAACCCCAATGTGGATCCCATCGGGGCCTGCATCGGCCACAAGGGGCAACGCATCCAGGCGGTTTCCGCGGAGCTGGGCCGGGAAAAGGTGGACATCATCCTCTGGGCCAAGGACCCCAAGGAGTTCATCAGGAACGCCCTCTCCCCCGCCCAGGTGGGTTCCATTGAGCTGGACCCGGATGGGCAGAAGGCCCGGGTCAAGGTGACCAAGGACCAGCATTCCCTGGCCATCGGCACCGGGGGGCAGAACGTCCGCCTGGCTTCCAAGCTCACGGGGTACGAGATCCACTTTGAGGAGGCGGAGATCTCCGACCTGGACGAGGCCATTCGCCGGGCCGCCCAGGAGGAGGCAGAAGCCCCGAGCCGGGCCAAGGAGGAGTTTGAGAAACTCTTCCGGGACATTTCCGAGTGA
- the rimP gene encoding ribosome maturation factor RimP → MDLWRLVEEAVGPLDLEVLEVREAPGEVLVRLERKDERPISVADLERASRAIEAVFDREDPIPGSYRLLLESPGPKRPLFTRRHFERFQGLKAKVPGPEGFVGRILRVEGDEVVFQVGQEEKRLRIGTFRANLAEWPEEPR, encoded by the coding sequence GTGGACCTTTGGCGGTTGGTGGAGGAAGCGGTAGGGCCCCTGGACCTCGAGGTCCTGGAGGTGCGGGAAGCCCCCGGGGAGGTCCTGGTCCGCCTGGAACGGAAGGACGAGAGGCCCATCAGCGTGGCTGACCTGGAACGGGCCAGCCGGGCCATTGAGGCGGTCTTTGACCGGGAGGACCCCATCCCGGGAAGCTACCGCCTTTTGCTGGAGTCTCCCGGCCCCAAGCGCCCCCTCTTCACCCGCCGCCACTTTGAGCGCTTCCAGGGCCTAAAGGCCAAGGTGCCGGGGCCGGAAGGCTTCGTGGGGCGGATCCTCCGGGTGGAGGGAGACGAGGTGGTCTTCCAGGTGGGCCAGGAGGAAAAGCGCCTCAGGATCGGTACCTTCCGCGCCAACCTCGCCGAGTGGCCCGAGGAGCCCAGGTAG
- the ribD gene encoding bifunctional diaminohydroxyphosphoribosylaminopyrimidine deaminase/5-amino-6-(5-phosphoribosylamino)uracil reductase RibD, with protein sequence MRELDERFLRRALQLAERARGHTHPNPLVGAVLVRDGRIVGEGYHPKAGEPHAEVFALKEAGPLARGATAYVSLEPCNHHGRTPPCSLALLQAGVARVVVAAQDPNPLAQGGLGRLRAGGVEVEAGLLEAEAREQNEVFFHRQRKGRPFVLLKAALTLDGRVAALSGDARYVSSEESRRVAQAYRQWLPVVMVGVGTVLQDDPWLTVREPDFRPFPLMLEPPPLRDPVKVVLDTEGRTPPTARIFHKGPREEPAQVYVLVGRGAPKDRLRVLEGVGARVVELPREGERVSLEAALAFLLEEGLDGVLLEGGPRLAGAFWQRGLVDKLALFVAPKVLGEGKGFLEGFAVERMAEAKGLRLVRRAWLGEDLWLEAYPEG encoded by the coding sequence TTGCGAGAGCTGGACGAGCGTTTTCTCCGTAGGGCGTTGCAGCTGGCCGAACGGGCTCGAGGCCACACCCATCCCAACCCCTTGGTGGGGGCGGTGCTGGTGCGGGATGGGCGGATCGTGGGGGAGGGGTACCATCCCAAGGCCGGGGAGCCCCATGCGGAGGTTTTTGCCCTAAAGGAGGCGGGACCCTTGGCCCGGGGGGCTACCGCCTATGTTTCCTTGGAGCCCTGCAACCACCATGGCCGCACTCCTCCTTGCTCCCTGGCCCTTTTGCAGGCGGGGGTGGCCCGGGTGGTGGTGGCGGCCCAGGACCCCAACCCCTTGGCTCAAGGGGGTTTAGGCCGCCTTCGGGCGGGGGGGGTGGAGGTGGAGGCGGGGCTTCTGGAGGCCGAGGCCCGGGAACAAAACGAGGTCTTCTTCCACCGGCAAAGAAAGGGCCGGCCCTTTGTGCTCCTCAAGGCGGCCCTCACCCTGGACGGCAGGGTGGCGGCCTTGAGCGGGGATGCCCGCTATGTTTCCTCGGAGGAAAGCCGGCGCGTGGCCCAGGCCTACCGCCAGTGGCTTCCCGTGGTGATGGTGGGGGTGGGAACGGTCTTGCAGGACGATCCCTGGCTCACCGTGCGGGAGCCCGACTTCCGCCCCTTCCCCCTCATGCTGGAGCCCCCGCCCCTTAGGGACCCGGTGAAGGTGGTCCTGGACACAGAAGGCCGCACCCCTCCTACCGCTCGCATCTTCCACAAGGGGCCCCGGGAGGAGCCTGCCCAGGTGTACGTGTTGGTGGGCAGAGGCGCTCCCAAGGATCGGCTTAGGGTCCTCGAGGGGGTGGGTGCCAGGGTGGTGGAGCTTCCCCGGGAAGGGGAAAGGGTGAGCCTGGAAGCGGCCTTGGCCTTCCTGCTGGAGGAGGGCCTGGACGGGGTCTTGTTGGAAGGCGGTCCGAGGCTGGCCGGAGCCTTCTGGCAAAGGGGCTTGGTGGATAAGCTAGCCCTTTTCGTGGCGCCCAAGGTCTTGGGAGAGGGGAAGGGGTTTTTGGAGGGGTTTGCCGTGGAGCGCATGGCCGAGGCCAAAGGGCTCAGGCTGGTGCGTAGGGCATGGCTGGGAGAGGATCTTTGGCTGGAGGCCTATCCGGAGGGATGA
- a CDS encoding riboflavin synthase yields the protein MFTGLVEETGEIVGVEEGPFLRVRIAAKEVLSDLKVGDSVAVDGVCLTAVAVDGEGFWVELAQETRRRTAPTWRVGHRPNLERALKVGDRLGGHFVTGHVDGVAEVVAIRETPGALDYCFRPPRELTRYIAEKGSVALNGVSLTVAGLEGDAFFVTLIPHTLKVTNLGSLRVGDGVNLEVDLIARYLERWMKGE from the coding sequence ATGTTCACGGGACTGGTGGAGGAAACGGGCGAGATCGTAGGGGTGGAGGAAGGGCCCTTCCTCAGGGTGCGGATTGCCGCCAAAGAGGTGCTTTCCGACCTTAAGGTGGGGGATTCCGTGGCCGTGGACGGAGTCTGCCTCACCGCGGTGGCGGTGGATGGGGAGGGGTTTTGGGTGGAGTTGGCCCAGGAGACCCGGCGCCGCACCGCCCCCACCTGGCGGGTGGGGCATCGCCCCAACCTGGAAAGGGCCCTTAAGGTGGGGGACCGGCTTGGAGGGCATTTCGTCACCGGGCATGTGGATGGGGTGGCGGAGGTGGTGGCCATCCGGGAGACCCCAGGGGCCCTGGACTACTGCTTCCGCCCGCCGCGGGAGCTTACCCGCTACATCGCCGAAAAGGGGAGCGTGGCCCTAAACGGGGTTTCCCTCACGGTGGCGGGGCTGGAGGGGGATGCCTTCTTCGTGACCTTGATCCCCCACACCCTAAAGGTCACCAACCTGGGAAGCCTGAGGGTGGGGGATGGGGTGAACCTGGAGGTGGACCTCATCGCCCGTTACCTGGAACGATGGATGAAGGGGGAATGA
- a CDS encoding bifunctional 3,4-dihydroxy-2-butanone-4-phosphate synthase/GTP cyclohydrolase II, with amino-acid sequence MEGLASVRELLEELRQGRPVILVDDEDRENEGDLIMAAEHVTPEWVNFMLKECRGLLCVALTEERAQALDLPLMVERNQDPQGTRFTVSVDARGTSTGISAFERAATIRLLADPGATAQDFRRPGHIFPLVARPGGVLRRAGHTEATVDLLRLAGLTPVGSLIEILKEDGSMARLPDLLHFAKRHGLKVGTIADLIRYRLEKGDLYVRREAEALLPTRFGEFRVLGYRDSLTGEEHAALVMGSWEPEEPILVRMHSECLTGDALHSLRCDCGFQRDLALERIAQEGKGVLVYLRQEGRGIGLINKIRAYHLQDQGLDTVEANLALGFPPDLRDYGVGAQILYDLGVRKMRLLTNNPRKVKALSGFGIEIVERLPLRAGDNPHNERYLQAKKEKLGHWMD; translated from the coding sequence ATGGAGGGTTTGGCCAGCGTTAGGGAACTCCTGGAGGAACTTCGCCAAGGCCGCCCGGTGATCCTGGTGGACGACGAGGACCGGGAAAACGAGGGCGACCTCATCATGGCGGCGGAACACGTGACCCCGGAGTGGGTGAACTTTATGCTCAAGGAGTGCCGGGGGCTCCTTTGCGTGGCCCTCACCGAGGAGCGGGCCCAGGCCTTGGACCTGCCCCTCATGGTGGAGAGGAACCAGGACCCCCAGGGCACCCGCTTCACCGTGAGCGTGGATGCCCGAGGAACCAGCACGGGGATTTCCGCCTTTGAGCGGGCGGCCACCATCAGGCTTCTCGCGGACCCCGGGGCCACTGCCCAAGACTTCCGCCGCCCAGGGCACATCTTTCCCCTGGTGGCCAGACCCGGTGGGGTCCTTAGGCGGGCCGGGCATACGGAGGCCACGGTGGACCTCCTGCGCTTGGCGGGGCTTACCCCTGTGGGAAGCCTCATTGAGATTCTCAAGGAGGATGGCAGCATGGCCCGCCTGCCGGACCTGCTACACTTCGCCAAGCGGCATGGACTAAAGGTGGGCACCATCGCCGACCTCATCCGCTATCGCCTGGAGAAGGGGGATCTCTACGTGAGGCGGGAGGCGGAGGCCCTGTTGCCCACCCGGTTTGGTGAGTTCCGCGTCCTGGGCTACCGGGATAGCCTCACCGGGGAGGAGCACGCCGCCTTGGTCATGGGAAGCTGGGAGCCTGAGGAGCCCATCCTGGTGCGCATGCACTCCGAGTGCCTCACCGGGGATGCCCTGCACTCCTTAAGGTGTGATTGTGGTTTCCAGCGGGACCTGGCCCTGGAGCGGATTGCCCAGGAGGGAAAGGGGGTTTTGGTCTACCTGAGGCAGGAGGGGCGGGGCATCGGCCTCATCAACAAGATCCGGGCCTACCACCTGCAGGACCAAGGGCTGGACACGGTGGAGGCCAATCTGGCCTTGGGATTTCCTCCGGATCTAAGGGACTACGGGGTGGGGGCCCAGATTCTCTATGACCTGGGGGTGCGCAAGATGCGCCTTCTCACCAATAACCCGCGCAAGGTAAAGGCCCTTTCCGGCTTCGGCATAGAGATCGTGGAGCGCCTTCCCTTGCGGGCCGGGGACAATCCCCACAACGAGCGGTACCTCCAGGCCAAAAAGGAGAAGCTCGGGCACTGGATGGACTGA